GGATCATATGCTGGCGCTCCAATTCGCTGTGGAATCGATCAAATAACTTCTTAACAACATTCCCTTCTTTAAGTTGTTCTCTGAAATTCCAAATCGTGTTTTGATCAGGTACTTTATCGCATGTGCGAAACCCCAAAAATCGCATGAAACTAAATCGGTCAGTAATTTGAAATTCCATCTGTTCATCGCTAAGTCCAAAATATTCTTGAAGTATTAGAATCTTAAACATCCGCAGGTATTCGTATGGCGGACGACCTCCAGGCCCTTTGGCTTCTTTGCTCATGGCTTTGTCCAGAACCGGAACGAAAATATTCCAATCAATTGCCTTGTTCAATCTCTCTAACGGATCGCCTAAGGTGCTGATTCGCTCCAACTTGTTTTGTTCGTCAAAGAACCCGGGATGCTTCATTTTCATTTTTCTTCCTCATACTTGTTTTCTTACTCTTAATTTAATCAAAATTACTCACACTTTAAAGTTAGTTTTTGGAAGTCCCCCAATTTATATTTCATCCGCCTTTGGCGGATTGTATTTTTTTTGATTTAGAACGTTTTACGTTTTTTAGCTTTGAATTTTTTAGCCGCATTCGTAATTGCCACACGAGCAGCTTGAGCTGAATCCCAACCGAAACTTTTTACCATTTTTCCTTCTAAATTTTTATAGCTTGTGAAAAAATGTTCTATTTCAACGAGCAAATGACTCGGTAAATGGTTTACTTCGGTTACAGTTTTATATGTCGGGTCGTGAACAGCTACAGAAAGTATCTTGTCGTCTGAACCGTGCTCATCATACATTCGCAACACACCGATTGGACGGACTTCAACCAAAACTCCGGTGCTAAGCGGTTGGTCAATTATTATCAAAACATCAACGGGATCGCCATCTTCATATAACGTGCTCGGAACAAATCCATAAGCAGCAGGATAATGCATCGATGAGTAGAGAACCCGGTCTAAACGAAACACACCGAGTTCCAAATCAAACTCATATTTATTCCGGCTCCCTTTCGGTATTTCAACTATCGCGTTGACGATATCAGGAGAGCGTTTACCGACAGGTAAGTTCTTTAAACTTTGAGCCATAAGAAATTATTTCGCACCAAGCCTTTCAAGACCTTTTTTGGCATCTTCGTTTTTAGGATCTAATTGCAGAACTTTTTTAAACATCGCAATGGCTTCAGCTGCTAATTTCTTATTTAATTCATCTTCCCCTTCGATGCGTAAATAAATTAGACCATTTGCCAACCATAGATGTCCTTGAACACTTTTTGGATCAAGCTCAATTGCTTTTCTGAAGTGGCGCACTGCTTCTTCATCTCTTTTCCTGTTTTCATCAGGGTCGTCTGTACGGTTAAGCATAATTGATTGTCCGAGAAGAACACGTATCGAGGCATCGTCGGCGCCTGAAGCAATCGCTTTACGAGCCCACTCGCCAGCGGCTGCATATTTCTGCTTCTGAAAATAAAACGAAGCTATCATATTGTATGCTTCAAGAAGTTCGTTTTTATACTTATCTTTTTGATCACCGATTAAAGCTAATACTTCATCGTATTCTTGCTTAGCAGCATCGAGCGAATCCATAAATGCAAAAGTCTGAGCAAGTTTAAGTCGCGAACCTATATAGGTTGGTCTTAACGCAACTGCCGCTTGAAGAAGTTCCTTGCTGCGTTGATAGTTTTTTAATTGAAGATATGAGGAAGATGCATTCAAATAGGCGCTAAGTGAAGTTGAATCTATTGTAATTTTCTTTTCATACATCGCAGCCGATTCGGCATATCGTTTTTGCCGCATATACAAAGCACCGAGGTCAGCAAAAACATCGACCAAGGTAGAATCCAAGGATAATGCTTTTTCATAAGATTGGATTGCCAATTCCTGTTTGTCCTGACCTTGTTGAGCTTTTCCCAATTTTATATAATCTTCGGCTGTTAATTCAGTTTTTTCTTTTAATTTGGTAAATGCTGTCTCGGATTTTTTGAAGTCTTTCAATTCTACGTAAGCATAAGCAATTATCCTATAAGCATCGAACTTGGTTGAATCGAGTGCTAAAACTTTTTCAGCAACCCTAATCACCTCTTCATAGCTTTTAATTTCGGAGAGTGATTTCATATACAAATATTGCGCATCGAATGAATGAGGACGCAACTCGGTGAGCTTTTTATACATTTTGGCTGCATTTGCAAATTGCTTTGCTTGAAAATAGATATTTCCTAAATCATCGTAAAGATTTGAATTAGTCGTATCGATCTGAATTGCTGTTAGATAGCTTTTGGCGGCGTCGTTCCATTTTCGCATCTTCTTGTAAGTCTGTGCAAGCTTTATGTGTGCCTCAATCAAGCCCATATTCAAATCGATGGCTTTTTGATATTGTTCAATTGCTGCGGGCGATATTCCTTGTTTAAAATAAATATCCCCTATGTTAATATAAATCAAAGGGTTTTTATCGTCCAATTCCCGGGATTGAGTAAACGCAACGAGCGCTTCATCGAGAGAATCTATCTTAACGAAAGAAGTTCCCATCATAAAAAATAATTCGGGATTTTTCTTATGCTTCTTCATGCCATCACGAAAATGCTTTATTGCTTT
The Bacteroidota bacterium DNA segment above includes these coding regions:
- a CDS encoding transposase, which translates into the protein MKMKHPGFFDEQNKLERISTLGDPLERLNKAIDWNIFVPVLDKAMSKEAKGPGGRPPYEYLRMFKILILQEYFGLSDEQMEFQITDRFSFMRFLGFRTCDKVPDQNTIWNFREQLKEGNVVKKLFDRFHSELERQHMI
- a CDS encoding inorganic diphosphatase; translated protein: MAQSLKNLPVGKRSPDIVNAIVEIPKGSRNKYEFDLELGVFRLDRVLYSSMHYPAAYGFVPSTLYEDGDPVDVLIIIDQPLSTGVLVEVRPIGVLRMYDEHGSDDKILSVAVHDPTYKTVTEVNHLPSHLLVEIEHFFTSYKNLEGKMVKSFGWDSAQAARVAITNAAKKFKAKKRKTF
- a CDS encoding tetratricopeptide repeat protein, with translation MKSLKQILISLLLSLLTLTTNLYAQDPFELGKEEFKKENFQKAIKHFRDGMKKHKKNPELFFMMGTSFVKIDSLDEALVAFTQSRELDDKNPLIYINIGDIYFKQGISPAAIEQYQKAIDLNMGLIEAHIKLAQTYKKMRKWNDAAKSYLTAIQIDTTNSNLYDDLGNIYFQAKQFANAAKMYKKLTELRPHSFDAQYLYMKSLSEIKSYEEVIRVAEKVLALDSTKFDAYRIIAYAYVELKDFKKSETAFTKLKEKTELTAEDYIKLGKAQQGQDKQELAIQSYEKALSLDSTLVDVFADLGALYMRQKRYAESAAMYEKKITIDSTSLSAYLNASSSYLQLKNYQRSKELLQAAVALRPTYIGSRLKLAQTFAFMDSLDAAKQEYDEVLALIGDQKDKYKNELLEAYNMIASFYFQKQKYAAAGEWARKAIASGADDASIRVLLGQSIMLNRTDDPDENRKRDEEAVRHFRKAIELDPKSVQGHLWLANGLIYLRIEGEDELNKKLAAEAIAMFKKVLQLDPKNEDAKKGLERLGAK